The Kordia sp. SMS9 DNA window ATGGTTTCATCGTATTGGTTGTTGTGGTTTTTTGTTTTTCGAAGATAAGTTTTTTATCTGATTCGTCTTTACGAGGCGATAGCCGAAGTAATCTGTTTCTTATAACATGAAATTGTTTTATGATCTCGAGATGACCATGACATACTTCCGCAGTGACAGGTTTAATTTTTTCAATAACTTTATTATTAATAGCATACATTACACGTTTCATCGAGTGATTTTCTATAGAAAATTGTATCGAGATGTAGTTGGAAGTTCAAAGCTGTTTTCGATACAAATTTGCTTCATTTCGACTCCGCTCAATGTGCGCAAATCCACTCGTACTAACGTTAGTAGCACTTTTTAATACCTCCAACTTTTCAAATCGGCACCTTTTGGCGCTACATTTTGAACTTTTTCTACATATTTTTTGATAAACATGCGGTGATAGCGCAAGCGACTAATGTGATTACCGTTGTCGTGATCGCCATTCCAGCAATGTTCGGCGCGATCTCCATAATCTACTTCGCCATCGTAATAAGGTTCGGTGGTTTCTGATAGGATTTCTTCCGCAAGGTATACAGCATTATTTAAGTAATAGTTGTCCATATCGCCACAATACAAGTGAATTTTATGTTTCCAGTCGTTTCCGTGTTTAGCCCAATCTCGTTTTAAGATGTACGCGAGATCGTAATTTTCTTTCCAATACGCTGCAACTTCCTTGTCTATTTCTCCCGTAAGGCGATTCCAAATTCGCTTCGGATAACCATCTTTATCAATCGGTGAATACGTAGCTTCCCAAATGTCCCATTGCTGTCCTGAGCGTCCTTTGGTGCCCAATACCAATTCGCGATAGTTCATGTCTTTCAGTGTCGCATCAACATTTCCTAAATAGTCTCGATGACCCGCAACTAAGGTTTTTCTAAACGTACCTTCTTCGTAATAGGCATTTTTGTCTTCGTAGATATTGACCAAACAATAGGCTCTAAAGTCAATAGGATCGGGACACGCCGCAAAACACATTCCGTATTCTTTTGGATATTTTACTTGAACAGCTAATGCTTCCCATCCGCCCGTACTTCCGCCGTACACAAAACGCGACCAGCCTTCTCCGATGCCTCTAAATTGTTGCTCAATGTAAGGAATCAATTCATGCGTAATCGCATCGCCATACGGACCTTGCGCTTCACTGTTTACCGCATACGAATCGTCATAGTATTGCGTTGGATGTTGAATTTTAATCGCAATGACTCTAGGAAAATCTGGACTTGTCCACGTTTTGTAAAAATCGTACGCTTCTTGCTGTACCAGTATGTTGTAGCCTTCCACATCAAAACGTTCACTGTATTCAGGTTTTAAGTTTGGATCGGGCGGCGTGGTTCGGAATCCTCCAAAATCTTTTGGAAAATGACCGTGCATAATCGCAAGCGGATATTTTACATTCGGATGCGAATCCCAGCCTTCGGGCAATAATACATGTGCTCCGACATACATATCTCTTCCCCAAAAATCACTTAATAATTTGCTTTTAATTTTTATATGCTTTACATATTTCGTGTCTTCAGGTGCTTTGATTGGTGGTATTTTTTGATCGAACTTTATAGTTAACGAAGGAAAT harbors:
- a CDS encoding alpha/beta hydrolase-fold protein, coding for MINYSYKVAAKRFLVFVLLVSCLYACSNADKKDNASVNIQLPFPTEHYKEALDGRLILLISEQIDTEPRFQLRDDSKTCQGFGMDITDWKPTESQQFDAEAFGYPIQNFANLPSGEFYVQAVFHKYETFNRADGHVVKLPMDRGEGQQWNKAPGNLYSTPQKINIKNGEFPSLTIKFDQKIPPIKAPEDTKYVKHIKIKSKLLSDFWGRDMYVGAHVLLPEGWDSHPNVKYPLAIMHGHFPKDFGGFRTTPPDPNLKPEYSERFDVEGYNILVQQEAYDFYKTWTSPDFPRVIAIKIQHPTQYYDDSYAVNSEAQGPYGDAITHELIPYIEQQFRGIGEGWSRFVYGGSTGGWEALAVQVKYPKEYGMCFAACPDPIDFRAYCLVNIYEDKNAYYEEGTFRKTLVAGHRDYLGNVDATLKDMNYRELVLGTKGRSGQQWDIWEATYSPIDKDGYPKRIWNRLTGEIDKEVAAYWKENYDLAYILKRDWAKHGNDWKHKIHLYCGDMDNYYLNNAVYLAEEILSETTEPYYDGEVDYGDRAEHCWNGDHDNGNHISRLRYHRMFIKKYVEKVQNVAPKGADLKSWRY